The Patescibacteria group bacterium genome window below encodes:
- a CDS encoding type IV secretion system DNA-binding domain-containing protein: MEDLEKKTWHKIKGWFPRTALAAIFIFSVYQIAIPTAEIPPEVGGFIESPLGIMVFTLAAIFLGSWFFIYLLRRFLHHRTKMSTSFRNIVLLVTVPKESAERAQAQEKREITVQTIQEGIATAESLFASIGGLKAQKGIGAWFTGRTDYLAFEIVADKGFISFYVAMPKYLQEYVEQQIRANYHEAFIEEVKDYNIFTPTGDIRGAYLTFKRPHFFPIKTYKKMETDPMNSLTNVLSKLEKDEGAAIQFVLRSARKEWRQPGIKIAQEMQQGKKFSEAMSSISGNIFMKILGELGRAFSGGGKKKPEDQMKPQPEIYRLSPMEEEMVKGLEEKASKAGVDVNIRIVSSSPNSARAKMNLDNITNAFSQYNIYQYGNSFVRTAPGGRALKRVINNFIHRSFYEKRKVVLNSEEMASLFHFPSPWTEAPNIQWLLAKKAAPPVNMPKEGLTLGKSTYRGVEAMVKIKREDRRRHVYIIGKSGVGKSVLLSNMAKQDIQNGEGVAVVDPHGDLIEDILTGVPKERLDDVIIFDPSDADRPIGLNMLEARDESQKDFAVQEMIAIFYKLFPPEMIGPMFEHNMRNVMLTLMSDLANPGTIAEIPRMFSDNDFQKSWVAKVKDPVVRAFWEKEMAKTSDFHKSEMLGYLISKVGRFVENEMMRNIIGQSHSGFDFREIMDKKKILLVNLAKGRTGEVNSELLGLIIVSKLQMAAMGRAELPEAERHDFYLYIDEFQNFITDSIATILSEARKYRLCLTIAHQYVGQLVKDNDTKIRDAVFGNAGTMISFRIGVDDVETIAKEFAPTVNEYDLLNVEKYTAYIKLLIDNTASKAFNMQTLAPQKGDAELAQALKQLARLKYGRDKTIVEAEISERTQLGTPASVAGPMAGERSL; this comes from the coding sequence ATGGAGGATTTAGAAAAAAAAACTTGGCATAAAATAAAAGGATGGTTTCCGAGGACAGCGCTCGCCGCGATTTTTATTTTTTCCGTTTATCAGATTGCCATTCCGACCGCGGAAATACCGCCGGAAGTTGGGGGATTTATTGAAAGTCCACTCGGAATAATGGTTTTCACGCTTGCCGCGATTTTTTTGGGATCGTGGTTTTTTATTTACTTACTTAGAAGATTTTTGCATCATCGGACAAAAATGTCCACTTCTTTCCGGAATATTGTTTTACTTGTGACTGTGCCAAAAGAATCAGCGGAAAGAGCTCAGGCGCAAGAAAAGAGAGAAATTACTGTTCAAACAATCCAAGAAGGAATCGCCACGGCCGAATCGCTCTTCGCGTCGATCGGCGGATTAAAGGCACAAAAAGGAATTGGTGCTTGGTTCACTGGTCGCACCGATTATCTTGCTTTTGAGATTGTTGCCGATAAAGGATTTATTTCTTTTTACGTAGCCATGCCAAAATATTTGCAGGAATACGTTGAACAACAAATCAGGGCGAATTATCACGAAGCTTTTATTGAAGAAGTTAAAGATTATAATATTTTTACGCCGACGGGCGATATCCGTGGCGCTTATTTAACTTTCAAGCGCCCGCATTTTTTTCCGATAAAAACTTATAAAAAGATGGAGACTGATCCGATGAACAGCTTGACGAATGTTTTGTCAAAATTGGAAAAAGATGAGGGAGCGGCGATTCAATTTGTCCTGCGTAGCGCGCGCAAAGAGTGGCGGCAGCCGGGCATAAAAATCGCCCAAGAAATGCAGCAAGGCAAAAAATTTAGCGAAGCGATGTCATCGATCAGCGGGAATATTTTCATGAAAATTTTGGGTGAACTTGGTAGAGCGTTCTCTGGAGGAGGGAAAAAGAAACCAGAAGACCAGATGAAACCTCAACCGGAGATTTATCGCCTTTCGCCAATGGAAGAGGAAATGGTCAAGGGTCTTGAAGAAAAAGCCAGCAAGGCTGGAGTTGATGTTAATATCAGAATTGTTTCGTCGTCGCCGAACTCCGCGCGGGCGAAAATGAATTTGGACAACATCACTAACGCTTTTTCTCAATATAATATTTATCAATATGGCAATAGTTTTGTGCGCACGGCGCCAGGCGGGCGGGCGTTAAAAAGAGTGATTAATAATTTTATTCATCGTAGTTTTTACGAAAAGAGAAAAGTTGTTTTGAACTCGGAAGAAATGGCCAGTCTTTTCCACTTTCCGTCGCCTTGGACCGAAGCGCCGAATATTCAGTGGCTTTTGGCGAAAAAAGCCGCGCCACCGGTTAATATGCCAAAAGAAGGTTTGACTCTTGGCAAGTCGACTTATCGAGGAGTGGAGGCAATGGTGAAAATCAAACGGGAAGATCGCCGCCGCCACGTTTATATTATTGGTAAATCCGGCGTTGGTAAATCCGTGCTTTTGTCCAACATGGCTAAACAAGATATTCAAAACGGCGAAGGCGTGGCCGTGGTTGATCCGCATGGCGATTTGATTGAAGATATTTTAACCGGCGTGCCGAAAGAACGGCTGGACGACGTGATTATTTTTGATCCGTCGGACGCGGATCGGCCGATCGGTTTGAATATGCTTGAAGCTAGAGATGAATCACAAAAGGATTTTGCTGTTCAGGAAATGATCGCGATTTTTTACAAACTTTTCCCGCCGGAAATGATTGGTCCGATGTTTGAACACAACATGAGAAATGTTATGCTGACGTTGATGTCGGATCTAGCAAATCCCGGGACGATCGCGGAGATTCCGAGAATGTTTTCCGATAATGATTTTCAGAAATCCTGGGTGGCGAAAGTTAAAGATCCCGTCGTCCGCGCGTTTTGGGAAAAAGAAATGGCCAAGACTTCGGATTTTCATAAATCAGAAATGCTTGGATATTTGATTTCTAAGGTCGGCCGTTTTGTGGAAAATGAAATGATGAGAAATATTATTGGCCAGTCCCATTCCGGATTTGATTTTCGGGAAATAATGGACAAGAAAAAGATTTTGCTCGTTAATTTGGCAAAAGGCAGAACCGGCGAAGTGAACAGTGAACTTTTGGGTTTGATTATCGTTTCCAAACTCCAGATGGCGGCGATGGGTCGAGCAGAACTTCCGGAAGCCGAGCGCCATGATTTTTATCTTTACATTGATGAGTTCCAGAATTTCATCACCGACAGCATCGCCACGATTTTATCCGAGGCGAGAAAATATCGGCTGTGCCTTACGATTGCTCATCAATATGTCGGACAACTGGTAAAAGATAATGACACAAAAATTCGTGACGCGGTTTTTGGCAATGCCGGCACAATGATATCTTTCCGAATCGGTGTGGATGACGTGGAAACAATTGCTAAAGAATTTGCGCCAACAGTCAATGAATACGATTTGTTGAATGTGGAAAAATACACGGCTTACATAAAACTTTTGATTGATAACACCGCCTCAAAGGCTTTTAATATGCAAACCCTTGCGCCGCAAAAAGGCGACGCGGAATTAGCGCAGGCCTTGAAGCAACTTGCCAGATTAAAATACGGTCGCGATAAAACAATTGTGGAAGCCGAGATCTCCGAGCGGACGCAGCTCGGAACTCCGGCGAGTGTTGCCGGGCCAATGGCAGGGGAACGGAGTTTATAA
- a CDS encoding magnesium transporter CorA family protein: MIKNVLEFRNAKFSWVNVTKNSEKETEYLRKKFGFHELDLKDCLPPLQRPKLVVRPEYLFMILLFPVFDKKTRILHASEVDFFITKKTLVTVNNNELIPLREIFSGCQNEKEKCANPTDLLHKILHELLISCFPMLVHISTDIDNVETKLRSEFEKGTITEILRIKTNIVNFRKAMQPHKQVIRALVAEAPKFFPTQKMKIYFENLVNNTKEIWDLLDNYKDTIDALHGTNASLIDFRINEIMKTLTIFSVIVFPLTLLAALFGMNTPGMPLTDHPYGFWIILGGMMFGALGLLFFFEKKKWL; the protein is encoded by the coding sequence ATGATAAAAAACGTCCTGGAATTTCGGAACGCAAAATTTTCTTGGGTAAATGTTACAAAAAATAGCGAAAAAGAGACTGAATACCTGCGGAAAAAATTTGGTTTTCACGAACTTGATTTAAAAGATTGCCTGCCGCCGCTTCAACGGCCAAAATTGGTAGTCCGTCCGGAGTATTTGTTTATGATTTTGCTTTTCCCGGTTTTTGACAAAAAAACCAGGATTCTCCACGCTTCGGAAGTGGATTTTTTTATTACCAAAAAAACGCTCGTCACGGTAAATAATAATGAGCTCATCCCTCTCCGGGAAATTTTTTCCGGATGCCAAAATGAAAAAGAAAAATGCGCGAATCCGACCGATCTGCTACACAAAATTCTTCACGAGCTCCTGATATCTTGTTTTCCCATGCTCGTCCACATTTCAACCGATATTGATAATGTGGAAACAAAATTGCGGTCTGAATTTGAAAAGGGAACAATTACGGAAATCCTCCGCATCAAAACCAACATTGTTAATTTCCGTAAAGCAATGCAGCCGCACAAGCAGGTCATCAGGGCTCTCGTCGCCGAAGCTCCGAAATTTTTCCCGACTCAGAAAATGAAAATTTATTTTGAAAACTTGGTAAACAACACTAAAGAAATTTGGGATCTTCTGGATAATTATAAAGACACAATCGACGCATTGCACGGAACCAATGCCTCCCTGATTGATTTTCGCATTAACGAAATAATGAAAACTCTGACTATCTTTTCCGTGATTGTTTTTCCGTTAACGCTTTTGGCCGCACTCTTTGGGATGAATACGCCTGGTATGCCTCTCACCGACCACCCTTACGGTTTTTGGATAATTCTCGGAGGAATGATGTTCGGCGCCTTGGGGCTCCTCTTCTTTTTTGAAAAGAAAAAATGGCTGTAA
- the cysS gene encoding cysteine--tRNA ligase: MLKLYNSLTKQKEIFQSLSEEKNKKKLVTMYTCGPTVYDYVHIGNLRSFLIADLLRRFLEFKGYKVKQVMNITDVGHMTSDAEAGEDKMEAAARREKKDPWQIAKFFAKAFFADAKKMNFLKAWKYPKATDHIKEMIKIIEKLIKNGYAYEVNGSVYFDLSKFSDWGKLSGNKLEDLIAGARVEVNLEKKHPYDFALWIKNPSHIMQWNSPWGKGYPGWHIECSAMAMKYLGETIDIHTGGEDNKFPHHESEIAQSEGATGKQFVRYWLHVKHLMVDGEKMSKSKGNFYTLNQILEKGFSPRALRYLLLSTHYRDSLNFTFESLGAAEKNITKIDETWTRLNGVDYKADGDDKLFGVAEKNFVDFEAALSDDLNISGGLAALLNFVKEINVAISRGISKDEVNIAERTLLAMDGVLGFGLEILKEEKISEKIKNLLSEREQARKNKDWEKSDELRAEIEKQGYVVEDTTEGQKVKKFRG; encoded by the coding sequence ATGTTAAAACTTTATAATTCTCTTACAAAACAAAAAGAAATTTTTCAGTCTTTATCTGAAGAAAAAAATAAAAAGAAATTGGTAACAATGTATACTTGCGGACCGACGGTTTATGATTATGTTCATATTGGAAACCTTCGGTCTTTTTTGATTGCTGATTTGCTTCGGCGATTTTTGGAATTTAAAGGCTATAAAGTTAAGCAAGTGATGAATATTACTGACGTTGGACACATGACATCCGACGCGGAAGCTGGAGAAGATAAAATGGAAGCCGCGGCGCGGCGCGAGAAAAAAGATCCTTGGCAGATTGCAAAATTTTTTGCTAAAGCGTTTTTCGCGGACGCGAAGAAAATGAATTTTTTGAAAGCCTGGAAATATCCAAAGGCAACGGACCATATTAAGGAAATGATAAAAATTATAGAGAAGTTAATTAAAAATGGTTATGCCTACGAGGTTAATGGCTCAGTTTATTTTGATTTATCAAAATTTTCTGATTGGGGGAAGTTGTCCGGAAACAAGCTGGAAGATCTTATCGCTGGCGCGCGGGTGGAAGTAAACCTAGAAAAAAAGCACCCGTATGATTTTGCTTTATGGATAAAAAATCCGTCACACATAATGCAATGGAATTCGCCCTGGGGAAAGGGTTATCCGGGTTGGCATATTGAATGTTCAGCTATGGCAATGAAATATTTGGGAGAAACAATAGACATTCATACCGGTGGTGAGGATAATAAATTTCCGCATCATGAATCAGAAATCGCCCAATCCGAAGGCGCGACAGGAAAACAGTTTGTCCGTTATTGGCTGCACGTAAAACATCTGATGGTGGACGGAGAAAAAATGAGCAAATCAAAAGGAAATTTTTATACCCTGAATCAAATTTTGGAAAAAGGATTTTCCCCGCGGGCGCTTCGTTATCTTTTACTTTCCACACATTATCGCGATTCATTGAATTTTACTTTTGAAAGTTTAGGGGCGGCGGAAAAAAATATCACAAAAATTGATGAAACGTGGACAAGATTAAATGGTGTAGATTATAAAGCAGACGGAGATGATAAACTCTTCGGGGTAGCAGAGAAAAATTTTGTTGATTTTGAAGCGGCGCTTAGTGATGATTTAAATATTTCCGGAGGGCTGGCGGCTTTGTTAAATTTTGTAAAAGAAATTAATGTGGCCATCTCTCGGGGAATTTCTAAAGATGAGGTCAATATTGCCGAAAGGACACTTCTTGCAATGGATGGAGTTTTGGGTTTTGGCTTGGAAATATTGAAAGAAGAAAAAATTTCTGAAAAAATAAAAAACCTGCTTTCGGAACGCGAGCAGGCGAGAAAAAATAAAGATTGGGAAAAGTCGGATGAGCTGCGCGCGGAAATTGAGAAACAGGGTTATGTGGTAGAAGATACGACTGAAGGGCAAAAGGTTAAAAAGTTTCGCGGTTAA